In Paenibacillus sp. FSL R7-0345, a single window of DNA contains:
- a CDS encoding DUF1343 domain-containing protein, producing MVLNGIDSIAKYPHLFEGKRVGLITAPTGLTKDFRSTITILHERCNLTAMFSPEHGVRGDLDAGALVETYTDPYTNVPVYSLYRKDSKRLTKEMLEKVDILVYDIQDIGVRYYTFIYTMLYALEDCAAAGVEFVVLDRVNPLNGVNVEGNILKPGFKSFVGNYELAVRYGLTAGEVAIMANDQMNWKASLHIVRLEGWERSMSFPDTALTWVHPSLGIPRYETALLYTGTCLFEGTNCSEGRGTTFPFEMIGAPFIQAKQLAEEMNACLIPGVYFRPVHFKPTSSKHSGELCGGVQIYITDPQVMKPLEVGVTLLFTIRDLYEQFAFLPPVKEGSRPFIDLLGGSGVYRTKDIQAKQLLEQFAEESRQFAEMKKQYHLYH from the coding sequence ATGGTGTTAAACGGGATCGACTCTATTGCAAAGTATCCTCACTTGTTTGAAGGCAAGCGTGTGGGGTTAATTACTGCGCCGACAGGGCTCACCAAAGACTTTAGATCAACCATTACGATATTGCATGAACGTTGTAATCTTACTGCAATGTTCTCGCCTGAACATGGGGTTCGCGGAGATTTGGACGCAGGAGCATTAGTAGAGACGTATACGGACCCTTATACCAACGTTCCGGTCTACAGCCTGTACCGGAAAGATTCCAAACGTTTAACAAAGGAAATGCTGGAGAAGGTAGATATCCTTGTGTATGATATCCAGGATATTGGTGTGCGGTATTATACCTTCATATATACGATGCTGTATGCCCTTGAGGATTGTGCTGCAGCCGGCGTGGAATTTGTTGTTCTCGACCGGGTGAATCCGCTTAACGGGGTGAACGTGGAAGGGAATATCTTAAAGCCAGGCTTCAAATCCTTTGTCGGGAATTATGAGCTGGCTGTCCGGTACGGCCTGACCGCAGGTGAAGTGGCTATCATGGCAAATGATCAAATGAACTGGAAGGCGTCGCTTCATATCGTGCGCCTGGAAGGCTGGGAACGGAGCATGTCTTTCCCGGATACTGCCTTAACTTGGGTTCATCCTTCACTTGGAATCCCGCGGTATGAAACAGCATTGTTATACACAGGCACATGTTTATTTGAAGGTACTAACTGCTCCGAAGGACGGGGTACAACGTTCCCCTTTGAAATGATCGGGGCCCCCTTCATTCAGGCAAAGCAGCTGGCAGAGGAGATGAATGCCTGCCTGATTCCAGGCGTGTATTTCCGTCCGGTTCATTTCAAGCCAACGTCATCCAAGCATTCAGGGGAGCTATGCGGCGGAGTACAAATATATATTACAGATCCTCAAGTGATGAAGCCGTTAGAAGTTGGCGTAACCTTATTATTTACGATAAGAGATTTGTATGAGCAATTCGCATTTCTGCCTCCTGTGAAGGAGGGCTCACGCCCGTTTATTGATTTGCTGGGCGGAAGCGGCGTATATCGTACGAAAGATATTCAGGCAAAGCAGCTGCTCGAACAGTTTGCAGAGGAAAGCAGGCAATTTGCGGAAATGAAAAAGCAATACCATTTATATCACTAG
- a CDS encoding sugar ABC transporter permease: protein MNQMLTKRKKLKLESDSGWGYAFIAVALIAFSLFTAYPVINAFIISLQEYGPLGSTYVGLENFVNSFADELFWKALKNTLVYTLLTVPFNIFLSFLIAILIMPFKKKTQSIFKAVYYLPAVASGVSLAVVWLWIFDPLKSGIANQLVGLFGIDNQNWLGSSATSMFSLVLMSWLSSHGTAIIIYLAALLGIDNSYYEAADIDGATFLQKLWFIVIPFLKPTTLFLLVTGVIGSFQVFQNAYLMTGGGPDHATTMVGLLIFNNAFTYFEFGEAAAQSLLLAAVIALISFLQFKFLGKDIEY, encoded by the coding sequence ATGAATCAAATGTTGACCAAAAGAAAAAAGTTGAAGCTTGAAAGTGACTCTGGTTGGGGATACGCGTTTATCGCAGTAGCACTTATTGCGTTTTCTTTATTTACCGCCTATCCGGTAATCAATGCATTTATAATCAGCCTGCAGGAATACGGTCCATTGGGGTCCACTTACGTAGGTCTGGAGAACTTTGTTAATTCCTTTGCAGATGAACTGTTCTGGAAAGCGCTGAAAAATACATTAGTCTATACGCTGTTAACTGTTCCGTTTAATATTTTTCTGTCCTTCCTGATTGCCATTTTAATTATGCCTTTCAAGAAAAAGACACAGTCGATCTTTAAAGCGGTATATTATTTGCCTGCTGTAGCATCAGGTGTATCTCTTGCTGTTGTATGGCTGTGGATCTTCGATCCGTTAAAATCGGGTATTGCCAATCAGCTGGTGGGCCTTTTTGGTATCGATAATCAAAACTGGCTTGGTTCCAGCGCAACTTCCATGTTTTCACTGGTGTTAATGTCCTGGTTATCGAGTCATGGTACAGCCATTATTATCTACCTTGCGGCCTTGCTCGGTATTGATAACAGCTATTATGAAGCGGCAGACATTGACGGCGCAACTTTTTTGCAAAAGCTGTGGTTTATCGTCATCCCTTTCCTTAAGCCAACAACGCTATTCCTGCTGGTTACAGGGGTCATCGGTTCCTTCCAGGTGTTCCAGAATGCTTATCTGATGACCGGCGGCGGACCAGACCATGCAACAACCATGGTGGGATTGTTGATTTTTAACAATGCGTTCACATATTTCGAATTTGGTGAGGCGGCGGCCCAGTCCTTACTTCTGGCAGCGGTTATTGCTTTGATCTCATTCCTTCAATTTAAGTTTTTAGGTAAAGACATAGAATACTAG
- a CDS encoding carbohydrate ABC transporter permease, with protein sequence MGLYNNNIKSNGSLFARNGLIITCLLLFAAATIFPIYFMIISSFGDPVEAGAMSYSILPSKISFESYKFFFNFSSHSWDWLINSFIVAACITVSNVFFATLAGYAFAKMRFKGKGILFAILLGSMMIPTQVTQVPLYILIVNVFELQNTYTALIMPSLVTVYNIFLVKQFMSSIPVEIIEAAKIEGCSQPKIFWHIIMPLSKTVMAVLAILTFMAAWNDFFWPFLVTNTMDMQTIQVGLKNFRFANTTYFAPMMAGATISAVPMFILFFSLQKYFLEGVAVGAVKG encoded by the coding sequence ATGGGTTTGTATAACAATAACATAAAAAGCAATGGGTCTCTGTTCGCCCGTAATGGTCTGATCATTACGTGCCTTCTCCTGTTTGCCGCAGCGACCATTTTCCCGATATACTTTATGATTATTTCCTCGTTCGGCGATCCGGTGGAAGCCGGTGCAATGAGCTATTCGATCCTCCCGTCGAAAATTTCTTTTGAGTCCTATAAATTCTTTTTTAACTTCAGCTCCCATTCCTGGGACTGGTTAATCAATTCCTTTATCGTAGCAGCCTGTATTACGGTGTCTAATGTATTTTTCGCTACGCTGGCAGGCTATGCTTTTGCCAAAATGAGATTTAAAGGAAAAGGGATTTTGTTTGCTATCCTGCTGGGGTCTATGATGATCCCAACACAGGTAACACAGGTTCCGCTGTATATATTGATCGTAAATGTTTTTGAATTGCAAAATACGTATACAGCATTAATTATGCCAAGCTTAGTGACCGTGTATAACATATTCCTGGTTAAGCAGTTCATGTCTTCCATTCCGGTTGAAATTATTGAGGCTGCGAAAATCGAGGGTTGCTCTCAACCCAAAATCTTTTGGCATATCATTATGCCTTTATCCAAAACCGTTATGGCAGTATTGGCGATTCTGACGTTTATGGCAGCATGGAATGACTTCTTCTGGCCGTTTCTGGTCACCAATACGATGGACATGCAGACGATTCAGGTGGGCCTCAAAAACTTCCGCTTTGCCAATACCACTTACTTTGCGCCTATGATGGCCGGTGCAACCATTTCTGCTGTTCCGATGTTTATTTTGTTCTTCAGCCTGCAAAAGTATTTCCTTGAAGGGGTGGCTGTCGGAGCGGTGAAAGGGTAA
- a CDS encoding PIG-L family deacetylase, which produces MGGKLTVLAIGAHVGDVELASGGVLASHSLKGDRIVTLALTPGERGVPAGQEMNEYRKQKVKEAESFAAMLGGEAVVFDYCDGELPDHQQIRMEVCDVIRRVKPDIIITHWKNSMHKDHALTHHIVGDARFFASLSSFERELPAHFAAKLYYSENWEDAVDFVPYVYVDFDQAAYDLWIEALSRHWFVTNSKSFKYMDYYKALAVVRGCEARKTYAEAFMVPAETMKIRQPGLA; this is translated from the coding sequence ATGGGCGGAAAGTTAACAGTATTAGCGATTGGAGCACATGTCGGCGATGTGGAATTGGCATCCGGCGGTGTGCTGGCCAGCCATAGCTTGAAGGGAGACCGTATAGTAACACTGGCGTTAACTCCAGGTGAAAGAGGCGTGCCGGCAGGGCAGGAGATGAATGAGTACCGTAAGCAAAAAGTGAAAGAGGCGGAAAGCTTTGCCGCTATGCTGGGCGGTGAGGCTGTTGTATTTGATTATTGTGACGGAGAGCTGCCTGACCATCAGCAGATTCGTATGGAAGTCTGCGATGTTATCCGGCGCGTGAAGCCCGACATTATCATAACTCATTGGAAAAACAGCATGCATAAGGATCATGCACTGACCCATCATATCGTGGGCGATGCAAGATTCTTCGCAAGCCTGTCCTCCTTTGAGCGTGAGCTTCCCGCCCACTTTGCAGCCAAGCTGTACTATTCGGAAAACTGGGAAGATGCCGTGGACTTTGTCCCTTACGTATATGTGGATTTTGATCAGGCGGCCTATGACTTATGGATTGAGGCTTTAAGCCGGCATTGGTTTGTGACGAACAGCAAATCTTTTAAATATATGGATTACTATAAAGCATTGGCGGTTGTCCGGGGCTGTGAAGCTAGAAAAACGTATGCCGAAGCCTTCATGGTGCCTGCTGAGACGATGAAGATCAGACAGCCGGGTCTTGCGTAG
- a CDS encoding anhydro-N-acetylmuramic acid kinase — MGSTSKVDVTYLVGLMSGTSVDGIDAAAIKLSPSPEKEFGIEAEVLAFENTPFPAHVRSKIFELFDPSNATVDKVGAMNMWLGELYAQAAMSVIGKCGLTPSQIFAIGSHGQTIYHAPEEKIMDGYNLHCTVQIGESAVIANRTGIPCISDFRVADMAVGGQGAPLVPFTEYLLFNHPEKTSLLQNIGGIGNVTVLPANASPEEVYAYDTGPGNMIIDGLVSRLFAPMTMDTGGEIAAGGQVIDELLKWMQQDEYYTMPLPKSTGRERFGEQYAAQMIQLMEANNWKAEDVIATATRLTAWSIADSYERYIAPKHQAQQLLIGGGGSYNQTLLRDLRQLFAPYGVQVLTQEDIGSNSDAKEAVAFAVLAYHTMKQLPNNVTQVTGASRPVVMGKIAWPYPQPGRFE, encoded by the coding sequence ATGGGCAGCACGTCGAAAGTCGATGTAACTTACCTGGTCGGCCTGATGTCCGGCACATCGGTAGACGGTATTGATGCGGCGGCAATTAAACTGTCACCTTCGCCGGAAAAAGAGTTTGGGATCGAGGCGGAAGTATTGGCTTTTGAGAACACTCCGTTTCCGGCGCATGTCAGGAGTAAGATATTTGAGCTGTTTGATCCATCCAACGCAACGGTTGATAAGGTAGGCGCAATGAACATGTGGCTGGGCGAATTGTACGCCCAGGCTGCAATGTCTGTAATCGGAAAGTGCGGACTTACGCCATCACAAATATTTGCGATAGGATCACATGGCCAAACGATCTACCATGCTCCGGAAGAGAAGATTATGGACGGCTATAACCTGCATTGTACAGTTCAAATTGGCGAAAGTGCAGTTATAGCGAATCGTACAGGCATTCCGTGCATATCAGACTTTAGAGTCGCTGATATGGCAGTGGGTGGACAAGGAGCGCCTTTGGTGCCTTTTACTGAATATTTATTGTTTAACCATCCGGAGAAAACATCGCTTCTGCAGAATATTGGAGGAATAGGAAATGTGACTGTTCTTCCTGCAAATGCTTCTCCGGAAGAGGTATATGCTTACGATACAGGGCCGGGAAATATGATTATCGATGGCCTTGTATCCCGATTATTTGCGCCAATGACAATGGATACCGGCGGTGAAATTGCTGCGGGCGGCCAGGTCATTGATGAGCTTTTGAAATGGATGCAGCAGGATGAATATTATACGATGCCTCTACCAAAATCGACGGGGAGAGAACGGTTTGGAGAGCAATATGCTGCACAGATGATTCAGTTAATGGAGGCGAATAACTGGAAAGCCGAGGATGTTATTGCTACGGCTACACGCTTAACGGCCTGGAGCATTGCCGACAGCTATGAACGGTATATTGCACCGAAGCATCAGGCTCAGCAATTGTTGATTGGCGGCGGCGGGAGTTATAACCAAACTTTATTGCGGGATTTGCGGCAATTATTTGCACCCTATGGAGTACAGGTGCTGACACAGGAGGATATTGGCAGTAACAGTGATGCCAAAGAAGCCGTTGCTTTTGCGGTGCTGGCTTATCATACGATGAAGCAGCTGCCGAACAATGTTACACAAGTAACCGGGGCTTCCCGGCCGGTAGTCATGGGCAAAATTGCTTGGCCCTATCCGCAGCCTGGGAGGTTCGAATAA
- a CDS encoding GNAT family N-acetyltransferase encodes MTTASDRTITVTNRPTRDQLEKIYDILDECFSVGRTFFQERLDLDSAYDPDTTWFATVDGKIAANVQIFPLSVRVGQAVLQAGAMGSVAADPSYRGMGLTHKILAAQTDYMRETGYDISLLLASKHAFYEKVGWRLVPETAYAVEKQPGGEQPDGYTIIPFDSRYLNDIRCIYDRFNQNRTYTVVRNETYWEDLIHWPEWKKADCLLLQQNNKIVAYGIIEKKDTEQVFINEFIYLDEAADGVEYLFHALCRLRPKARQILAMLPEDHKLYSYYQQHQAQPVEIHIAMWKMINLHSTFHKLQPELERRLNDNDRTANQELCIALKCGEERICLDYRHQRLSVSEDIPAGSYVSIDVDERNLITYMIFGYPAEGAVEEAAEHADILRALFPKQQAVFYLTDKF; translated from the coding sequence ATGACGACAGCTTCAGACAGAACGATCACGGTAACGAACCGTCCTACCAGAGATCAGCTTGAGAAGATTTACGATATTTTGGATGAATGTTTTTCCGTAGGTCGGACTTTTTTTCAGGAAAGACTAGACCTCGACAGCGCATACGATCCGGATACTACATGGTTTGCGACGGTCGACGGCAAGATCGCTGCCAATGTTCAAATCTTTCCGCTCTCTGTCAGAGTCGGCCAAGCGGTCTTGCAGGCGGGTGCAATGGGCAGCGTCGCTGCAGATCCGAGTTACCGCGGCATGGGACTTACTCACAAAATTCTTGCTGCACAAACGGACTATATGAGAGAAACCGGTTATGATATAAGTTTACTTTTGGCCAGTAAGCACGCATTTTATGAGAAGGTCGGCTGGAGACTTGTTCCCGAGACTGCTTACGCTGTTGAGAAGCAGCCGGGTGGTGAGCAGCCGGACGGTTACACCATTATTCCTTTTGATTCCCGCTATCTTAATGATATCCGCTGTATCTATGATCGTTTTAATCAAAACCGCACCTACACCGTAGTGCGTAATGAAACCTACTGGGAGGATCTGATCCATTGGCCGGAATGGAAAAAGGCTGACTGTCTGCTGCTTCAGCAAAACAATAAAATTGTAGCTTACGGCATTATTGAAAAAAAGGACACCGAACAGGTATTTATCAACGAATTTATCTACTTGGATGAAGCGGCGGACGGGGTTGAATACTTGTTTCATGCATTATGCCGGCTCCGCCCGAAGGCCAGGCAAATCTTAGCAATGCTGCCGGAGGATCATAAGCTATATTCCTATTATCAGCAGCATCAGGCACAACCCGTAGAAATCCATATAGCGATGTGGAAAATGATCAACCTGCATTCTACATTCCATAAGCTTCAGCCTGAATTGGAGCGCCGCCTTAATGATAATGATCGGACGGCAAATCAAGAGCTATGCATAGCGCTGAAATGCGGAGAGGAGCGGATCTGTCTTGATTACCGTCACCAGCGGCTCTCCGTTTCAGAGGATATTCCTGCCGGTTCCTATGTATCGATAGATGTGGATGAACGGAATCTGATCACTTATATGATATTCGGCTATCCGGCGGAAGGCGCCGTCGAAGAAGCTGCTGAACATGCCGATATTTTGCGGGCCCTGTTCCCGAAACAGCAGGCTGTGTTTTATTTGACCGACAAGTTTTAA
- a CDS encoding GNAT family N-acetyltransferase — translation MQIRLFSMEDLSAVVALWNRQATQYDYKPFTEREFQDTFINHPYFDAECIWVGCNEKGVAGFAAGCSGENLPLGDVAGYITCVIIDSEAASMELYDAFVRRLEARFRQLGKGQAEVLFFNPVKLKWNIPSAPQHEHNNAPGISKDQPLYAALIARGYIDRATQCGMYLKLGNFSIPEDIAGKERKANREGYRVTPYVPAVHKGLESMLAALQNPQWEQDVAAYVRDGEPLVAAVYGDEVVGFAGPIIVEPDGRGFFCGIGVHPEHEGHGLGSVLFFRMVEAFQNAGCQYISLFTGSNNPALRIYQKAGFHVEKQFSILRREL, via the coding sequence ATGCAAATCAGGCTTTTCTCCATGGAAGATCTTTCTGCAGTTGTGGCGCTCTGGAACCGGCAGGCTACCCAATATGATTACAAGCCGTTTACCGAACGGGAATTTCAGGACACATTCATTAATCATCCTTATTTCGATGCGGAGTGTATATGGGTAGGCTGCAATGAAAAAGGCGTAGCTGGTTTTGCAGCCGGCTGCAGCGGGGAGAATCTCCCGCTTGGCGATGTGGCCGGTTATATTACGTGCGTTATTATAGATTCCGAGGCCGCTTCTATGGAACTGTACGACGCCTTTGTGCGGCGTTTGGAAGCAAGATTCCGCCAGCTTGGGAAAGGACAGGCGGAAGTACTGTTCTTTAACCCTGTGAAGCTGAAATGGAATATTCCAAGTGCGCCGCAGCATGAACACAATAATGCCCCGGGCATTAGTAAGGACCAGCCATTATATGCTGCTTTAATCGCCAGAGGGTATATAGACCGGGCGACACAATGCGGTATGTACCTGAAGCTGGGGAATTTCAGTATTCCTGAAGATATTGCAGGCAAAGAAAGAAAAGCAAACCGAGAAGGCTATCGGGTTACTCCTTATGTCCCTGCCGTTCATAAAGGGCTTGAATCCATGCTTGCTGCCCTGCAGAATCCGCAGTGGGAACAGGATGTAGCGGCTTATGTGAGGGATGGCGAACCTCTTGTGGCGGCTGTGTATGGCGATGAGGTTGTTGGTTTTGCAGGTCCCATTATTGTAGAGCCGGATGGCCGGGGCTTTTTTTGCGGAATCGGGGTGCACCCGGAGCATGAGGGTCATGGTCTCGGCAGTGTATTGTTTTTCCGGATGGTCGAAGCTTTTCAAAATGCGGGCTGTCAATATATCTCTTTATTTACTGGCAGTAATAACCCGGCTCTTCGAATCTATCAAAAAGCAGGATTTCATGTTGAAAAACAATTTTCCATATTGCGGAGGGAGCTATAA
- a CDS encoding BadF/BadG/BcrA/BcrD ATPase family protein: MSFIVGIDGGGTKTAVTVAHGDTEEVLLTFTVGPINYNGGDAEAIAASFEEIFNRTKLCCTHLEEVTHVCIGAAGVSNPVVARFLEKQVRDNGYMGPLTITGDQETALYGAQNAMQGIILIAGTGSICFGVNHKGGRHRTGGFGHLIDDEGSGYSIGRDLLSVLVQAEDGRIADTIIPALVYERLGLGTVQEVIGFVYHKNTTKKDIAELAPVMTKACELGDARALKLAEQCAASLLELVVPVIERLELHESPIATAGSVLQKSRFVREALERKLAQSYPQTKLIMPVNNAAYGAVLLGKSKAING, from the coding sequence ATGTCGTTTATTGTTGGAATTGACGGGGGCGGCACCAAGACAGCCGTTACCGTTGCACATGGCGATACTGAAGAGGTTTTACTAACCTTTACTGTAGGGCCTATTAATTATAACGGCGGTGACGCCGAGGCTATTGCAGCCTCTTTTGAGGAGATTTTTAATCGGACGAAGCTCTGCTGCACCCATTTAGAGGAAGTTACTCATGTATGTATAGGAGCGGCAGGAGTAAGCAATCCGGTAGTCGCTCGTTTTTTGGAGAAGCAGGTGAGAGATAACGGTTATATGGGCCCTTTAACGATTACCGGTGATCAGGAAACGGCATTGTATGGAGCGCAAAATGCGATGCAGGGCATTATTCTTATTGCCGGAACAGGCTCTATTTGCTTCGGGGTTAATCATAAGGGAGGACGGCATCGCACAGGAGGCTTTGGCCATCTGATTGATGATGAGGGAAGCGGATATAGCATTGGGCGTGACCTCCTGTCCGTACTGGTTCAGGCAGAGGACGGAAGAATAGCGGATACGATCATCCCTGCGCTGGTATACGAGCGGCTTGGACTTGGCACTGTACAAGAAGTTATCGGCTTTGTCTATCACAAAAACACAACGAAAAAAGATATCGCAGAGCTCGCCCCGGTTATGACGAAGGCCTGCGAGTTGGGTGACGCCCGGGCGCTAAAGCTTGCGGAGCAATGCGCAGCCAGTCTGCTGGAGCTTGTGGTGCCTGTTATTGAGCGGCTGGAATTACATGAAAGCCCGATTGCAACGGCTGGAAGTGTGCTGCAGAAGTCCCGTTTTGTAAGAGAGGCATTAGAGCGGAAGCTTGCCCAAAGCTACCCGCAGACAAAGCTGATTATGCCTGTTAACAATGCAGCCTATGGTGCTGTTTTGCTCGGAAAATCAAAAGCGATCAACGGGTAA
- a CDS encoding glycoside hydrolase family 3 protein yields the protein MSLREKIGQMFVTGFPSTEISPELKEVIEQYKVGNIILFSHNISNKYQLGGLVAELQQWFTAHTGIPGFITIDQEGGRVTRMPKDATNVAGAMAIASSGRPENAYAAGRITARELKALGINFNLAPVMDVNNNALNPVINVRSYGDSAETVAQYGIQMMKGLLDGGVMSSLKHFPGHGDTHVDSHIGLPVINKTAEELEQLELLPFKAAIGQGAQAIMSAHILFPQIDKSGVPGTMSYTIITELLKKKLGFNGLIVSDCLEMDAIKRYYGTAKGALQAIKAGIDLVFISHTPAAVKEAVHLIEEAVAAGDLDEAFIDAAVAKILAYKARYAVIEEPDYGVVGCGVHRRANELMRTETICRIKGEFEPVQTGDKQVLFMGSHSYRTDLASSSVNQELSFPQYMGEYFDAAYEMISIDPGEEQMNTALQKAEGYKHVVIGLFNARENKGQLALVQKLLTADCKVTAITLGRPYDLSLIEGEFCGLTAFEYSPEAFKSLIPILNGEVTPAASITIQL from the coding sequence ATGAGCTTACGCGAGAAAATCGGGCAAATGTTCGTAACAGGCTTCCCGTCAACGGAGATATCCCCCGAGCTGAAGGAAGTCATTGAGCAGTATAAAGTCGGCAATATTATTTTATTCTCACATAATATCAGCAATAAATATCAATTAGGCGGGCTTGTAGCTGAGCTGCAGCAATGGTTCACCGCACATACAGGCATCCCGGGCTTTATTACGATTGACCAGGAGGGCGGCCGGGTTACCCGAATGCCCAAGGATGCAACGAATGTAGCCGGAGCCATGGCGATTGCTTCTTCAGGACGCCCTGAAAATGCTTATGCAGCAGGCAGAATTACCGCCAGGGAATTAAAAGCATTAGGTATTAATTTCAATCTTGCGCCCGTGATGGACGTGAACAATAATGCTTTGAATCCGGTGATCAACGTTCGCTCTTACGGGGATTCCGCTGAGACAGTAGCGCAGTACGGGATTCAAATGATGAAAGGCTTACTCGATGGGGGTGTAATGTCCTCGCTGAAGCATTTTCCGGGTCATGGGGATACCCATGTCGATTCGCATATTGGCTTGCCTGTGATTAATAAAACGGCTGAGGAATTAGAGCAGCTTGAACTGCTGCCGTTTAAGGCCGCAATCGGGCAAGGTGCACAGGCCATCATGAGTGCGCATATCTTGTTTCCGCAAATCGACAAGTCCGGCGTGCCGGGAACGATGTCTTATACGATTATTACAGAGCTGCTCAAAAAGAAATTGGGATTTAACGGACTGATTGTATCCGATTGTCTGGAAATGGATGCGATTAAACGTTACTACGGGACAGCAAAAGGCGCCTTGCAAGCCATTAAAGCAGGGATTGATCTGGTGTTCATCAGTCACACGCCTGCAGCGGTTAAAGAAGCGGTTCATTTAATAGAAGAAGCTGTAGCGGCCGGTGATTTAGATGAAGCTTTTATTGATGCAGCTGTGGCCAAAATTTTAGCCTATAAAGCCCGGTATGCGGTTATTGAGGAGCCGGATTACGGGGTGGTGGGCTGCGGGGTTCACCGCCGGGCGAATGAGCTGATGCGGACCGAAACCATTTGCCGTATAAAAGGTGAATTCGAGCCTGTTCAAACAGGTGATAAGCAGGTATTATTTATGGGCTCCCATTCCTACCGGACCGATCTTGCCTCCAGCAGCGTGAATCAAGAGCTTAGCTTTCCCCAATATATGGGTGAGTATTTTGATGCAGCGTATGAGATGATCAGCATTGATCCGGGCGAGGAGCAAATGAACACTGCGCTGCAAAAGGCTGAAGGGTACAAGCATGTTGTAATCGGGCTGTTCAATGCGCGTGAAAATAAAGGTCAGCTGGCGCTTGTACAGAAGCTTTTGACAGCAGACTGTAAAGTAACGGCAATTACGTTAGGTCGGCCTTATGATTTGTCATTAATCGAAGGTGAGTTCTGCGGCCTTACGGCATTTGAATATTCTCCGGAGGCATTCAAATCCCTTATTCCCATCCTGAATGGTGAGGTAACACCGGCTGCCAGCATTACGATTCAGCTTTAG